One Conger conger chromosome 18, fConCon1.1, whole genome shotgun sequence DNA window includes the following coding sequences:
- the cutc gene encoding copper homeostasis protein cutC homolog isoform X2 — protein MSEGFLMEVCVDSVESAINAERGGAGRIELCSSLQEGGITPSIGLLKVVKQYTRIPVYAMIRPRGGDFLYTDREVEVMRMDMDLMKGSGADGLVLGALTEDGRVDAELCMELLAACRPLPVTFHRAFDMVRDPSAALETLVSLGFERVLTSGCDCSALEGLPVIKRLVEQAKGRIVVMPGGGITERNLQRILEGSGAQEFHCSARSSRESAMKFRNHHVNMGASISVPEYASKVADVTKVRTLNAIAKNTL, from the exons ATGTCAGAAGGCTTCCTcatggaagtgtgtgtggaTTCAGTGGAGTCGGCCATTAACGCTGAAAGGGGAG gTGCAGGCCGCATTGAGCTTTGCTCCAGCCTCCAAGAGGGAGGAATCACACCCAGTATTG GTCTTTTGAAGGTGGTGAAGCAGTATACCCGGATACCGGTCTATGCCATGATCCGCCCTCGAGGAGGGGACTTCCTGTATACAGACCGCGAGGTGGAGGTGATGAGGATGGACATGGACCTGATGAAGGGCAGCGGAGCAGACGGGCTGGTCCTAGGGGCGCTCACTGAAGACGGGCGGGTCGATGCCGAGCTCTGCATGGAACTTCTGG CTGCCTGTCGACCTTTGCCTGTCACTTTTCACAGAG CTTTCGACATGGTGCGCGACCCCTCGGCAGCCTTGGAGACCCTGGTCTCACTGGGCTTTGAGAGGGTGCTGACCAGCGGCTGCGACTGCTCTGCTCTGGAGGGACTCCCAGTCATCAAGCGACTGGTGGAGCAG GCCAAAGGCAGAATTGTTGTCATGCCTG gtgGAGGCATCACTGAACGGAATCTGCAGAGGATTCTGGAAGGTTCCGGAGCGCAGGAGTTTCACTGTTCCGCCCGCTCAAGCCGAGAATCTGCCATGAAATTCCG GAACCATCACGTAAACATGGGCGCATCGATCTCCGTGCCAGAGTACGCCTCCAAGGTCGCCGACGTCACCAAGGTGCGCACCCTGAATGCCATCGCCAAGAACACCCTGTAG
- the cutc gene encoding copper homeostasis protein cutC homolog isoform X1, translated as MSEGFLMEVCVDSVESAINAERGVGSLSVFAGAGRIELCSSLQEGGITPSIGLLKVVKQYTRIPVYAMIRPRGGDFLYTDREVEVMRMDMDLMKGSGADGLVLGALTEDGRVDAELCMELLAACRPLPVTFHRAFDMVRDPSAALETLVSLGFERVLTSGCDCSALEGLPVIKRLVEQAKGRIVVMPGGGITERNLQRILEGSGAQEFHCSARSSRESAMKFRNHHVNMGASISVPEYASKVADVTKVRTLNAIAKNTL; from the exons ATGTCAGAAGGCTTCCTcatggaagtgtgtgtggaTTCAGTGGAGTCGGCCATTAACGCTGAAAGGGGAG TtggttctctctctgtgtttgcaggTGCAGGCCGCATTGAGCTTTGCTCCAGCCTCCAAGAGGGAGGAATCACACCCAGTATTG GTCTTTTGAAGGTGGTGAAGCAGTATACCCGGATACCGGTCTATGCCATGATCCGCCCTCGAGGAGGGGACTTCCTGTATACAGACCGCGAGGTGGAGGTGATGAGGATGGACATGGACCTGATGAAGGGCAGCGGAGCAGACGGGCTGGTCCTAGGGGCGCTCACTGAAGACGGGCGGGTCGATGCCGAGCTCTGCATGGAACTTCTGG CTGCCTGTCGACCTTTGCCTGTCACTTTTCACAGAG CTTTCGACATGGTGCGCGACCCCTCGGCAGCCTTGGAGACCCTGGTCTCACTGGGCTTTGAGAGGGTGCTGACCAGCGGCTGCGACTGCTCTGCTCTGGAGGGACTCCCAGTCATCAAGCGACTGGTGGAGCAG GCCAAAGGCAGAATTGTTGTCATGCCTG gtgGAGGCATCACTGAACGGAATCTGCAGAGGATTCTGGAAGGTTCCGGAGCGCAGGAGTTTCACTGTTCCGCCCGCTCAAGCCGAGAATCTGCCATGAAATTCCG GAACCATCACGTAAACATGGGCGCATCGATCTCCGTGCCAGAGTACGCCTCCAAGGTCGCCGACGTCACCAAGGTGCGCACCCTGAATGCCATCGCCAAGAACACCCTGTAG
- the LOC133118156 gene encoding cytochrome c oxidase assembly protein COX15 homolog: protein MLLSSLRTLVSSGCRTSGKGLQLSITQRPVLRQWVARRGHTTIVAEAGSTSSSVAASVPNAATNRIVGRWLLGCSGLVVGAVVLGGVTRLTESGLSMVDWHLVKEMKPPQTQAEWEAEFQKYQQFPEFKIMNHSMTLTEFKFIFYMEWGHRMWGRLVGLAYILPTVYFWRKGYFSRPMKGCVLGLCSFVCFQGLLGWYMVKSGLEEKPDSYDVPRVSQYRLAAHLGSALVLYCASLWTGLSLILPTNKLPNTHQLMQLRRVAKGTGGLVFLTALSGAFVAGLDAGLVYNSFPKMGERWLPDDLLAFSPTLKNFFENPTTVQFDHRILGISTMLAITGLYLFSRRMHLPRRAKIAIGCLTAMAYAQVGLGISTLLLYVPTPLAATHQSGSLALLSLAIWVLTELRRVAK from the exons ATGCTCCTGTCATCCTTGCGAACTTTAGTTTCGAGTGGTTGTAGAACCTCTGGGAAAGGACTGCAGCTCAGTATTACTCAG CGACCTGTACTAAGGCAGTGGGTAGCGAGGAGGGGCCACACTACCATCGTAGCGGAGGCTGGTTCCACATCCTCGTCAGTTGCAGCCTCCGTGCCCAACGCGGCTACCAATCGCATTGTCGGACGATGGCTGTTGGGCTGCAGCGGCCTGGTGGTGGGGGCAGTCGTTCTGGGAGGTGTAACCAG gctgaCGGAGTCCGGTCTCTCCATGGTGGACTGGCACCTGGTCAAGGAGATGAAGCCTCCACagacccaggcagagtgggaggcAGAGTTCCAGAAGTACCAGCAGTTCCCAGAATTTAAAAT AATGAACCACAGCATGACGCTGACAGAGTTCAAGTTCATCTTCTACATGGAGTGGGGCCACCGCATGTGGGGGAGGCTGGTGGGCCTGGCTTACATCCTCCCCACGGTGTACTTCTGGAGGAAGGGCTACTTCAGCCGCCCCATGAAGGGCTGCGTCCTGGGGCTCTGCAGCTTTGTCTGCTTCCAG GGCCTGCTGGGGTGGTACATGGTGAAGAGCGGACTGGAGGAGAAGCCGGACTCGTATGACGTCCCACGGGTCAGCCAGTACCGGCTGGCGGCTCATTTGGGCTCCGCCCTGGTGCTGTACTGCGCCAGTCTGTGGACTGGGCTCTCCCTGATACTGCCCACTAACAAG CTGCCTAACACACATCAGCTCATGCAGCTCAGGAGGGTCGCCAAGGGAACCGGAGGCCTTGTGTTTCTCACAGCTCTCTCAG GTGCGTTTGTAGCAGGGCTGGACGCAGGCCTGGTCTACAACTCGTTCCCAAAAATGGGGGAACGCTGGCTGCCCGACGACCTCCTGGCCTTCTCCCCCACTCTCAAGAACTTCTTTGAGAACCCGACAACAGTGCAGTTCGACCACCGCATTCTG GGAATCAGCACCATGCTGGCTATCACAGGCCTCTACCTGTTCTCCAGGAGGATGCACCTGCCCAGGAGGGCCAAAATTGCCATCGGCTGCCTGACAGCCATGGCCTATGCACAG GTAGGTCTTGGCATCAGCACCCTGCTGCTCTACGTGCCCACCCCTCTGGCAGCCACGCACCAGTCTGGCTCGCTGGCTCTGCTCTCCCTGGCTATCTGGGTCCTGACTGAACTGCGGCGGGTCGCCAAGTGA